Proteins encoded within one genomic window of Phototrophicus methaneseepsis:
- a CDS encoding FAD-dependent oxidoreductase, producing the protein MSSIGTTSTPLRVAIIGSGPSGFYAADALAKSSLTTEIDIFDRLPTPFGLVRGGVAPDHQKIKSVTRVYERTASLPNVRFFGHVEYGTDVTLADLQQRYHAVIFAVGSASDKKLGIPGEDLEGSFAATEFVGWYNGHPDYRNHDFHLDDAEAVAVVGVGNVAMDVTRILARSQEELKVTDIADYALEALAKSNVKRIYILGRRGPAQAAFTNPEIKELGEMQEADIIVPAADVKLDSLSKAMLTSDEADKKDVRNVEILQEYAERAPEGKPKQIIMRFLVSPVEVIGEDKVEAIKIVKNELYADDNGNLRPQPTEEYETIPVDLIFRSVGYRGIRLSDIPFYDRWGTIPNELGRVVKEQGSDDVVPGVYVAGWIKRGPSGIIGTNRPDSVETVNSLLEDVAKDKVWSPHADTDIEGLLQDRGVRYVTWADWQHLDEVEQSLGKEVGRPRRKFTTIDDMLKALDSASQHAPGD; encoded by the coding sequence ATGAGTAGCATCGGCACAACATCGACCCCTCTACGTGTAGCAATCATCGGGTCGGGGCCATCTGGTTTTTACGCAGCGGACGCCCTGGCAAAAAGCTCCCTCACCACCGAAATTGACATTTTCGACCGCCTACCAACGCCGTTTGGTCTGGTGCGTGGCGGCGTCGCTCCGGATCACCAGAAGATCAAATCAGTTACTCGTGTCTATGAGCGTACGGCTAGCCTGCCGAATGTACGATTCTTCGGCCATGTGGAATACGGTACAGACGTTACTCTGGCGGATTTACAGCAGCGCTATCATGCGGTGATCTTCGCTGTAGGCTCCGCCAGTGATAAAAAGCTGGGTATCCCCGGCGAAGACCTGGAAGGTAGTTTCGCGGCAACGGAATTTGTAGGCTGGTATAACGGCCATCCCGATTACCGCAATCATGATTTCCATCTGGATGATGCCGAGGCTGTCGCAGTCGTCGGCGTGGGCAATGTCGCTATGGATGTCACGCGCATCTTAGCCCGCTCCCAGGAAGAACTAAAAGTCACCGACATCGCCGATTATGCCCTGGAAGCGCTGGCAAAGAGCAACGTCAAGCGTATCTACATTCTGGGCCGGCGTGGGCCTGCACAAGCGGCCTTCACCAATCCTGAGATTAAAGAACTGGGCGAAATGCAGGAAGCGGACATCATCGTGCCAGCCGCAGATGTTAAGCTAGATTCGCTCAGCAAAGCGATGCTGACCTCCGACGAGGCGGATAAGAAAGACGTCCGCAATGTGGAAATCTTGCAGGAATATGCAGAGCGCGCCCCTGAAGGTAAGCCCAAGCAGATTATCATGCGCTTCCTCGTCTCGCCTGTAGAGGTTATTGGCGAAGATAAAGTCGAAGCGATTAAGATCGTCAAAAACGAGTTGTATGCAGACGATAATGGTAACCTGCGCCCACAACCGACTGAAGAATACGAGACTATTCCGGTTGATTTGATCTTCCGCTCGGTCGGTTATCGCGGTATACGCCTATCTGATATTCCTTTCTATGATCGGTGGGGCACTATCCCGAACGAACTGGGCCGTGTCGTCAAAGAACAGGGCAGCGATGATGTCGTCCCTGGTGTATATGTCGCGGGTTGGATCAAGCGTGGACCTTCCGGCATTATCGGCACCAATCGCCCAGATTCTGTCGAAACTGTGAATTCCCTGCTGGAAGATGTGGCTAAAGACAAGGTATGGTCACCTCATGCAGACACCGACATCGAAGGTTTGCTACAAGATCGAGGCGTCCGCTATGTGACCTGGGCCGATTGGCAGCACCTGGATGAAGTCGAACAGTCGCTGGGTAAGGAAGTGGGTCGCCCGCGTCGTAAGTTCACCACTATTGATGATATGCTCAAAGCGCTGGATAGCGCCAGCCAGCATGCACCGGGTGACTAA
- a CDS encoding bacterial transcriptional activator domain-containing protein, with product MYEHEIPNLSDKRVLILYPRAQTRNVYLTGLLNQYGDNLIYTRLTEDVTTWEVWIDQLVDELAAALPGFKSNAASQTKSGPTQAAQALAESLSSYLSNHKNSDYLLYIDEIDRIEQGKAFSQFVHDFVNGMPANLKIAFNARLLTLEPFAPFVQDGTAVVLGTEKRATDLIFQPQSEPTKPQLEVYAFGQGHVLVNGRPIDSWDGALPRQLFYYFTDNDRVTRADIFETFWPRLSRKEATNVFHVTKRKITECISNNVLDGGNYELTSYASGFYVPSDKLVRNYDVDEFEAAVNEASTTLDEDKEAAALRRAIDIYRFPFLQDYDMPWVQDRREKLRLMYADALIDMGRWHKRRDEYGPALGFYARALKEMPQREDIYRDCMLMYWRLDRHDDAIMQYKLLAEHLDHTVGISPSRDTTELHDKIAADVR from the coding sequence ATGTACGAACACGAAATCCCTAATTTAAGCGATAAGCGCGTTTTAATTCTGTACCCCCGTGCACAGACACGTAATGTCTACCTCACCGGGTTACTGAATCAGTATGGCGATAACCTCATTTATACTCGTCTGACGGAAGATGTGACGACCTGGGAAGTGTGGATTGATCAGCTGGTTGATGAGTTAGCGGCAGCACTCCCTGGTTTCAAATCAAATGCAGCGAGCCAAACCAAGAGTGGCCCTACACAGGCGGCCCAAGCCCTTGCAGAAAGCCTCTCAAGCTATCTCTCAAATCACAAGAATTCAGACTATCTCCTCTACATTGACGAAATTGATCGAATTGAACAAGGCAAAGCGTTTAGCCAATTCGTGCATGATTTCGTAAATGGTATGCCAGCCAACTTAAAGATCGCGTTCAATGCTCGGCTCCTGACTTTGGAACCGTTCGCGCCTTTTGTTCAGGATGGCACCGCCGTTGTCCTTGGCACAGAGAAGCGTGCCACCGATCTGATCTTCCAGCCACAGAGCGAGCCTACCAAACCGCAGTTAGAAGTTTATGCGTTTGGTCAGGGGCATGTTTTGGTCAATGGGCGCCCGATTGATTCTTGGGATGGTGCATTACCAAGACAATTGTTCTATTACTTTACGGACAACGATCGTGTTACCAGGGCCGATATATTCGAAACATTCTGGCCGCGTTTGAGCCGCAAAGAAGCGACAAATGTCTTCCATGTGACCAAGCGTAAAATCACGGAATGTATTTCTAACAATGTCCTGGATGGTGGCAATTACGAACTGACAAGCTATGCCTCTGGCTTCTATGTGCCGAGCGATAAGCTGGTGCGTAATTACGATGTCGATGAGTTTGAAGCAGCCGTCAATGAAGCATCGACTACCCTTGACGAAGATAAAGAAGCGGCAGCTTTAAGGCGAGCCATTGATATTTATCGCTTCCCCTTCTTGCAGGATTACGATATGCCCTGGGTGCAGGATCGTCGTGAAAAACTGCGCTTAATGTATGCGGATGCGCTCATTGATATGGGGCGTTGGCACAAGCGCCGTGATGAATACGGGCCAGCATTAGGTTTCTATGCTCGTGCGCTGAAAGAAATGCCTCAGCGGGAAGATATTTACCGTGACTGCATGCTCATGTACTGGCGTCTGGATCGTCATGATGATGCGATTATGCAGTATAAATTGTTGGCGGAACATCTCGACCATACAGTCGGTATCTCACCATCGCGCGACACGACAGAGCTACACGATAAAATTGCAGCCGACGTGCGTTAA
- a CDS encoding M24 family metallopeptidase — MKSDIDTLMTARGLDALIVAGGEGYDDVLDYLVNGAHITGGTIVKKRGGDFLLIVSGMEIEEARHSGLKVMTYGELGYMQAVTQITDPLLREVKKLELALQEAGVEGGRIGWYGRNTVNETIAVFQALQQELPHYEFVGEASPSLFEEVMLTKDTDEIERLSDIGARTVEVLEATWDFIASHQANGDDVVVDDAGNPLTIGDVKTFVRRALLDRGLEDTDMIFAQGRDAGYPHSRGQSNMPLKLGQSIVFDLFPRELGGGYHHDVTRTWCIGYAPETVQKTYDEVMQALDISVETFGVGKPTHTMQEAVLDFFEGNGHQTQRSHPGGLKGYVHSLGHGLGLKVHERPSISHTRREDVFAVGNCVTIEPGLYYPEDGYGVRVEDTFIVTENGELVSITPFKKDLVLPLKEA, encoded by the coding sequence ATGAAATCTGACATCGATACCTTAATGACAGCCCGCGGCCTGGACGCATTGATCGTCGCTGGGGGCGAGGGCTATGATGACGTGCTCGATTATCTCGTCAATGGGGCCCATATCACCGGGGGGACTATCGTCAAAAAACGCGGTGGCGATTTCCTGCTCATTGTAAGCGGCATGGAAATTGAAGAAGCGCGTCACAGTGGCCTGAAGGTGATGACCTATGGTGAGCTCGGTTATATGCAGGCTGTCACACAAATTACGGATCCTCTGCTGCGAGAAGTGAAAAAGCTCGAATTGGCTTTACAGGAAGCAGGCGTTGAGGGTGGGCGCATTGGTTGGTACGGTCGCAATACGGTCAATGAAACGATTGCTGTATTCCAGGCCTTGCAACAGGAATTGCCTCACTACGAATTCGTGGGTGAAGCTTCTCCCTCGCTCTTTGAAGAAGTCATGCTGACGAAAGATACAGATGAAATCGAACGCCTAAGCGATATTGGCGCTCGTACGGTGGAAGTCCTGGAGGCAACCTGGGATTTCATCGCCAGCCACCAGGCCAATGGGGATGATGTCGTCGTGGATGACGCTGGTAACCCGCTGACGATTGGCGATGTCAAGACGTTTGTGCGCCGCGCGCTGTTGGATCGTGGTTTGGAAGATACGGATATGATCTTCGCCCAGGGGCGTGATGCGGGTTATCCGCACAGCCGGGGCCAGAGCAATATGCCCTTGAAGCTGGGCCAATCGATTGTATTTGACCTGTTCCCGCGTGAATTAGGCGGCGGCTATCATCATGATGTCACGCGGACATGGTGCATCGGTTATGCGCCTGAGACAGTCCAGAAGACTTATGATGAAGTCATGCAGGCATTGGATATTTCCGTAGAGACCTTTGGCGTTGGTAAACCAACCCATACCATGCAAGAAGCCGTGTTGGATTTCTTCGAGGGGAATGGGCACCAAACGCAGCGCAGTCACCCTGGTGGTTTAAAGGGCTATGTGCATTCACTCGGGCATGGCCTGGGCCTCAAAGTTCATGAACGCCCCAGCATCAGCCATACGCGCCGGGAAGATGTCTTTGCTGTAGGGAACTGCGTCACCATTGAGCCGGGCCTTTACTATCCAGAAGATGGGTATGGGGTCCGTGTTGAAGACACCTTCATCGTGACGGAAAATGGCGAGCTTGTTTCGATCACGCCCTTCAAAAAGGACCTGGTCTTACCGCTAAAAGAGGCCTAA